The Nitrospinaceae bacterium genomic sequence CCCGCGATGAGGAGCGGATTTCGCTCCTCCGCAAGGAGGCGGGTGAGGACGTTACGCTCTTCGTGGATGCGAATCAAAAATACAATGTGCGCGAGGCGGTAGATGTTTCCTGCATGCTGGCCGAGTACGGTGTCGCGTGGTTCGAGGAGCCTGTTATTGCCGATTCGCTCGACGATCTCGCCGAGATTGCTGAAAAAAGCATGGTGCCTGTCGGGGCGGGAGAGAACCATTATATGCGTTGGGGATTTAGGGAAATGTGCGAGCGGCGGGCGGCCTCTTTCCTTCAGCCGGATGTTACACGGATGGGCGGTATCACGGAGTTTCAAAAAGTGGCGCATCTAGCCGATGCCTATAACCTCTCGCTGAGCAGCCATCTGGCACACGAGATTTCGATCAGTCTGGTTGGGGCAACGCCGAGTGGCTACATGGTGGAGTTTATGGACTTGTTTCCGTCCGATTCGTTGACGAGAAAGTTTGAGGCCAAGGGAGGATTCATGAAGGTGCTCGATGTTCCGGGGCACGGTCTTGAATTGACTCCCGAGGCGATAAAAAAATATTCGGCGGCCTAGCAGATTTGCTGGTTTGGTATCTTGGCGTGTGCAGGTTGCGGGCCCATTTGTATAAATCTAAGGAGGCGTAATAGTGAAGCTGATTACTTATGACTATCGCGGTGTTGCGCGAGTAGGTGTTTATGTGGGCGATAAGATTGCGCACATC encodes the following:
- a CDS encoding mandelate racemase/muconate lactonizing enzyme family protein, with product MSNLKIRSVEAVAMPLPLAKPIGSSLGTYTVVDFTVVQVHTEDGPSGTGFTMGLGGHASTAIVPYIQNELAPLVVGQDALAPEAIWQRLWGPNKARMRAGLGVWALSAVDIACWDIMGKAAGMPVHRLLGGFRDEVPVYGSGGWHTLSDNELVAECQDFINRGFDAYKFKIGTPRDEERISLLRKEAGEDVTLFVDANQKYNVREAVDVSCMLAEYGVAWFEEPVIADSLDDLAEIAEKSMVPVGAGENHYMRWGFREMCERRAASFLQPDVTRMGGITEFQKVAHLADAYNLSLSSHLAHEISISLVGATPSGYMVEFMDLFPSDSLTRKFEAKGGFMKVLDVPGHGLELTPEAIKKYSAA